From Acidimicrobiales bacterium, a single genomic window includes:
- the rplN gene encoding 50S ribosomal protein L14 encodes MIQQETRLRVADNSGAKEVLCIKVLGGSRRRYASIGDVVVATVKDAIPGAAVKKGDVVKCVVVRVKKEKRRPDGSYIRFDENAAVLINDTMQPRGTRIFGPVGRELRDKKFMRIVSLAPEVL; translated from the coding sequence ATGATCCAGCAGGAGACCCGACTCCGCGTCGCCGACAACAGCGGCGCGAAAGAGGTGCTGTGCATCAAGGTGCTCGGCGGTTCGCGCCGTCGCTACGCCTCGATCGGCGACGTCGTCGTTGCCACCGTGAAGGACGCCATCCCGGGTGCCGCCGTCAAGAAGGGCGACGTCGTCAAGTGCGTCGTCGTCCGGGTGAAGAAGGAGAAGCGCCGTCCCGACGGCTCCTACATCCGCTTCGACGAGAACGCCGCCGTGCTCATCAACGACACGATGCAGCCCCGTGGCACCCGCATCTTCGGCCCCGTCGGGCGGGAGCTGCGCGACAAGAAGTTCATGCGCATCGTCTCGCTGGCCCCGGAGGTGTTGTGA